Sequence from the Drosophila innubila isolate TH190305 chromosome 3L unlocalized genomic scaffold, UK_Dinn_1.0 0_D_3L, whole genome shotgun sequence genome:
ACTGCTGACAGCGCACGTTTTcaaaaacactcacacacatacagactcacacacacgcgcacacacacagtgtcAAACACGTTTCGGCATTTAATAATCAACTTACTTGAAACATGTGCGGTGGCAAATTGTTcacaaaattaactttatagCTTAgtacaataacaaattgaatCGGTTTAAAcagttaagtttatttttactcACGTTTTACTctaaatttaatcaatcaCTTGCAAATGCAGCCGCttcaatgaaaatacaaaagctGAATGATTTCATACGCAGCGAAGTCATGAAGTTGAACCGAACAAGAGAGAGCACAAAAGAAACAAGTCGCGAGAGTCAGTgtcagagcgagagagagagagaaagagtttAGTTTGCCGGCAAGACTCTTCTAGCATTTGGAGCTTGGGGCCGACGGCGAACGTCTgggcaaaagaaaacaaacgaAACACGTGCCCAGTAAACAAACGAAGCGACTAAATAAACAGAAACTGTTAAAGAAGTCGCCAAGAAGCAACAATATTCATGTTGACTTCCTGATAACAGTTACGATAACAACTTAGTCATGCTTAAACACACTGTAAATGCAACAAATGGtttttttaagaccaaatctaaagcacaataaatttgtttgttgggTTACCCTCAGACTTGaagcgtgtttttttttgtgttgttgctccCCACGCACGTTTTTTCgtctgctttgtttttgtttgtaagCGAAACGTGAATGTCAAAAAGAATCAGGCGATTATAATGagtattttatgtatgtatgtatgattcGCATAATTACCGATCTCTATGTATTATTTTGGCGATGTTACCATGCGGCCCACCccatagttttttgtttgttttttgtttataatatctAAAACGAGTTTTGAATTAGCGAACGTAAGTAAAAACGGTTGCCAAGGCGTAATAGAAGTATCTACCTGAGGTCAGATGAAGTTTATTTGGTATGTATATTCAAGGGATCATGTTGAGACCTTGATCATGTTGTGGAAAAATACCTTGAAATTTTGCGGCTTACATTTAGATGAAGGCTTgttgcaataaaaaacaagtcagcaaacaaaaatgtatatagttTTCACATGCTACGTAAATTGCGCCCACTTTTTAAATAGTATATTTCGTTTTttacagtgctgccaactaaCGAGagaaaaatggcaaaactGAAGCTAAAAACGCTGTGGCAGCCTTACATCCCAGTAAAATACCGATAGCTTGGACGTCTGGCAGCCTTCCTATTCAATATAGTGCGAACAATCTAAAAATGCCCGCgcgatttaaaaattgaacaaGAAAATTGTTTAGAGTAGCAATAGAAGCAACTATGACAAATCCAATGAAATTCGAAACTATGTAAAATATGGGCGAAAGATTCTGTTaaggtttgaagtttgtcaacCCCTTGGGGGATTCTAAAATAGTTATAAGAAATTCGACAAAattcttacaaaaattttgcaaatatttttaaaattcgtttAACAACGTGAGCCCTTCGGTTAACAGTAAATTAACATGAGCTTAACATAACAGTTTCACTTTGGTATTTGATGGGCACACTGCATAAAGGCGcgttagttaaataaaaaataaaatattttagcatatatttcattttgtgggTTTTGTTATaagaattgaattaattacaCAAACATAATTCGAAATTAGTTGAAATAAAGGTGACTATTTAGGGCGTAAGtgggctgccaacttgttttgttttgcgacataactattaaaacaagttggcagctcaaattttgataactatattaaatacaactctaatgtcagtttaataaaattgaaatacttttaagcgtttaatattgtttttgtgtgctgCCGCAACTtagttttcatacaaaaagatctaataaataatttcaccGAACCGTCAGGGAAGCCGCGCGTTATTTACGCAACAATAGAACTAGCcaaatcaacaataacaacaacaacaactgcagcagcaaccagaggcagaggcagaagaagaagaagaatatcaacgataaaacaacaacaataagaacaagaaCGAACGAATAACAAGAAGACGGACACAAGGCACACAAAAATCTCACAATCATGGCGAACATGGCAGTATCACGTATCAAGCGCGAATTCAAAGAAGTAATGCGCAGCGAGGAGGTGAGTCTACCCTGCATGCAGGGTATAAAGGGTATAAATACTACATAGGGGCATACCCTATGAGTCGATTATGTGTCAAGTTTCAAGGACTTGCGTCGGACTTTGATTGCCATTTTTGGCGCCAGTTTGTAAACAAGTCAAtgaattgcatatttatttgtttgcaacaaattaattctgcTGCTTATTTTTGAATAGATTGTGCAGTGCTCGATCAAAATTGAGTTGGTCAACGACAGCTGGACAGAGTTGCGCGGCGAGATTGCCGGTCCGCCCGACACGCCCTACGAGGGCGGCAAGTTTGTGCTGGAAATCAAAGTACCCGAAACATATCCTTTCAATCCACCCAAAGTAAGTCAACGAAGAGTCTAGTTAAATCTTTAGGTTCAGACTGTGTCACAGCACGTCACAGCAATGTGACAGCATGCAAAACTGTGCATATCGTTACACAGACTTGTGACGCTTTGTGACGACTCCTCTAAGATTGCTAACAGTCCGTCAAGTATGTGTTTTGACAACAAAATCGGATTTTATGTTCAAAATTACGCGACATACTGTATGTCCTAATATACAGTGGCTCActgcttatttgacccactacaaTTTTTTctgttctatttatttatttaatttcgtaCTTTTTTCGGTTccgatatatttaaaaaatttatttacaaatctgccttcaaattttatttatctgcttatcttttaaaaataaattcatttaaaatctgCAATATTTAAGAGTAGTGTATCAAATAAGCTGGCAGCCACTGTATGTCTATATACGGGAAATCatgaatttttttgataaaatagaatagaatttgtcataaaaagtaattgtttatttaaaaagagttaaaaaaattttttttataaaaatccaaaattaattaagcattgtttctgttttaaattaattacttgaccatacaaattttatttgaaaaaaaaaaaaaaacattttggtatCTTATTTAGCTCTTATTTTGTTATagtcaaggctgcaaaccacaaaatttttgttaaaggttcggttcggcggcaAATGTTTagattgttaaattttttaaattaaatacttgacTCTACCAATTTCACAAATGCAACTTGAAAAGAAAAACCTTGTCTTGGTTTcctatttagtttttagaataagtttagaaaaaaaaaaactaaataatgaATAACTAAATTGCTTGcgaaacaatttattattgattatgTTATACAATATGTTATTAATTGAACTTGTTGACTTGCAGGTTCGCTTTATCACCCGCATTTGGCATCCGAATATTTCGTCAGTGACTGGCGCCATTTGCCTGGACATTCTAAAGGACAATTGGGCAGCGGCGATGACGTTGCGAACTGTGTTATTATCGCTGCAGGCTCTGTTGGCCGCTGCCGAGCCGGATGATCCGCAGGATGCGGTGGTCGCCTATCAGTTCAAGGACAAGCACGAACTGTTTCTGCTCACTGCCAAGCACTGGACAAATGCCTATGCTGGTGGACCGCACACGTTTCCCGATTGTGATTCAAAGATACAGCGCCTCAAGGATATGGGCATCGATGAGCATGATGCACGGGCTGTGCTCTCCAAAGAGAATTGGAATCTGGAGAAGGCCACAGAGTGTCTATTCAGTTAGCtttacagcagcagcagcaacatcacaacaacagcaacagcaacaatacaacagcagcaaccacaacaatataatagaaaattctATAATTCACTTAAAtgaaacatacaaaatacaatCCAAAATTCTAGTAAACAGCTGCCGCAGCAAGccacaatcaatcaatcaacaacaacaacaacaaaaacaacagcgtgcaacatgcaacaatgtttaattcaaaataattcaatttagcAAACTCtgactttatttattgaaattttattattattcttgctttttttttgtttgttaacatttcatttcaaaattcatttgctgtgtgtaatttaagtttttttcaaCCGCAACAACTGCTGACTTAAACTGGCTCTCACTTTTATCCAGCTTTTTTCCCCCAAACATTTTCTTCACATCCTTGAAAAATTCTATCATTTTTGCCATAAACAAATCTTttcgtttatatttatagaataaaaaaagtgaGTGCCAGTTTAGGCCACaattgttcttattatttttggagtgcagctacatatatatataaacggatatatatatatatatatatatctgtttATTGTGTTTTGCGTATTCCTGCTACAGGTTGAGCCTAAGGCCTCCCCAAACATTTGAATATGTTATGTAATAGAACCCAGGGTTCCGTTTTGTGCATCCGCATTTattgttaagcaaaaaaaaaacgaagaaatTTCAGCacttgaattaattatttaaaagaaatttgtaattggttttaatttatgtcaaaacgaaagaaaactgaaacaaaaaaaaaaatgatggaaattaattttaaaagttttaaaaaattgtctataataaaaatctttgtaAATTGcgttaagttaaataataaacaactaTTAAGAAATGCATACAAATAATGAATACACTATAGTGTAATTTAGTTGTATCTAAACTTTGATTAATTATATGGATTTTgatcaatattttttacaagCTCTACACTTTTACCTAGTAAAGAGgtggtttttttaaatttcagtatATTAGATATATCttgcaatataattaaaaatctgtCAATGcgttaaataactaaatttaaaaaaaaaaaaaacagatttcaTATCACTACGTGCTATAAAAGTATATTGCATGTTCAAAAGTCGACCTATCGATGTTTATCGATGCTTTTACATCCCTTGCTTTTGGTACAGATTTATCAAACAATGGTCTCTCAACAATCTTAATTATAATTCGATTCTAGCATGTGATATTCGAATCATATTGTCAGCTATATAAGCATGTCAAATGCTTATATCCCACTGTACTCATTTCAATTCGAGAACTTCGGTAAAATGGTTTCGGTCTCAATTTTCTCAGGAATACtgttgtatctgtgtgttggCTGTGTTGCCAGGGTAAGTTCAATTGAGGATAATggatatttcatattttaatttcgattttaaaataGCGAAACTGGAAGATTGAAATACTAAGCATAACAACTAAATCATCAGATGAGAATCTATTGAATGTCCACCTACATGTTGATCAAGCCGCTTTAATTAAAACGAGTTTTTCGGGAACTTTTGATGTAAAGTTCGATACGGATGACAAAACTATGGTGAGTGGggattaattaataattgtttttggacctatattttaatttaaaacagatTGAAGTGATTGCTTTATACAGCGTTAGCGGCAGAGAAGAGGACTATCGTCGAAATCCCTATCAAGTGCCAAAAATGACATTAACAGAATTCATCGATACCTATTGGAATGAACTGATCTATCCGACTTTGCGTCCATGCTCGAATTTCCAGGAGTTTGAAGGGAAATTTGTGCCACCATTCCCAAGAAAGTCCTATATAATGAATCAGTGTGAGCTTACTGGCGACGGATCTCCAGATATATTACCTATAGGGTACTATAAAGTGTTGATACTGTTGAGTGGACAAGCTGAGCTTAACGTTACCCTTACTTTAAAGTTGACACCAAAGTATATTTGATTAATACGAAAACTGTTCTACAATACTATATTGATCTGATTTGGTTTTTTCCCAATCAATGCAACAATTGTTGGATcgttagttaatttttaatttaaagccaattgatttgaaaaatgagaaatttaataaaattataaaattaataatcaaatattaaatatttataattgcatGAATGACTTTTTGTGAGTGACATTTTAGATTAATTTCCGGTATATTATCCGATCTGAttggacagtcgtagcaaattttccattttgctTAGCCTCACTAGCGTGGActatgcaaaataatttagacagtaatacaacaatttaaagGACATTTACGAGTTATAATTAGACTAAAACTTTGGATAGCTATATAGATTTAAAGTATTCTACATATTTGAACAATTTTGTTGTCGACTCTTTGTCGTGTGTTTTGTTGCACAGTGTTGTGATATACTTTCATACTAATTCTCTAATTATTGTGTACTACAATTGCTCTAAGTATTTCTTCCATTGTCTACTTGTGTTTCTGCTTGGACAACAGTGAGGCACCTGAACCACATGCCATGCCACCAACTGTGGCGCCTCCAGCGTTGTACAGATTctgattgctgctgctgttgctgccaagAGCAGCGCAACTGTTGCCACCTCCAAGATTGTTGGCGTTCCCAGTTTGCATGTTGTGATTGCTGTGACGTTGCTTCAACATCTCCTTCCACTCGGACTCGAGACGCACATAGGTGCCACCCAAGGGTTGCGCATTGCTCACCAGATTCTGATCGGAGCCCGTTTTCTTCGTCACATAGCTGGTCACCTGTTTCATAATCTTCTCCTCAAAGTCACGCTGATGATCCTGATTGCTGCGCGCCGACAGCTCACCGGACCAGAAGCGACCCGAGACAGCAGTGGGTCTAGAAAAAATGGATTTGTAAAAATATGGttctaagaattttaatcAAAGAAATGCGTCTAGAACATAAAATTCGTAGAAAAAATATTCTGATTTAAAGagcatttcaaataattttagaaatcctaatattttcaaaactataaaaaataagtagaagaataaatgttcttaaatactcaagacaacaattaaaaaaaaaaactagtcggaaatgctatagtcgagatcccaaccataggatacccgttacttacttcaatatatataaaagaactttaaagaatttacttgtattactttaaaaacattatatcgcCATAACTGCTGTTCTGCTGATCCGATCTTGATgaaattcagtgggataattaataatactaattaaaaactgtgggaGTGGTGGtctttcgcgatttgcgggggcggaggggggcgtggataaatttaaaacaaaacttgatttgcgtgGGGTAAATAGAAATCtctgtgccaaatttggttgctctatctcttatggtctctgagatcttggcgttcacacagacggacagacggacggacaaacggacaggcacacatggctatatcgactcggctattgatgtatatcaagaatatatatactttatggtgTTGGAGATGCCCctttctccctgttacatacatttcaacgaacacaatatacccttaaacttattttttaagtaacgggtacaAAAATGAggcagtttttcttttatttttgatatataacattttttcctGGCTtggatatttttataaatattccacttaataggtttttttttgcaagagtgggactcgaaccTGAGCTTCTTTTTAAACTGAAGCGAAGACTATAATAAAAGCGCCACTACTACTTTCACTTGAAAATATTACAAAGTCATATTATCCATTatgacaatttaatatttttattctcatgttaaatattcttggtaataataattttgtctttaaatagacttattttaagaacaaaatatgtaagttGAATGCTCTGGATTTTAGAAGCTGGTctgttttttctttacaaCTCACCGCTTGCGCTTCTTCTTTCCACGCGTCTTTCGAGGCGGCGGACGATGATCGGATTCACAGCCATCGCTGCTGGAGGTGAACTCGTCATCCATCAGTGTATTGCGTATGCGTGGACGCAGACTACGTGCATCCTCCGAGCTGGTCGAAGTCGTCTCCGACTCGGTGCTGGTGTCAACTTCATAGCGACAACGTCGACTAACCCGATGATTGGTCACTGTGCATTATAATGAATTTCAACTAGGCTTAAGAATAATATTCCTAAGGAATAAACTCACTGTCCATGCAGAGCTGAGGAAGCAATCCCTGGCGACAACGTTGCGGCGTCAATGAGATGCCCAACCAATTCGGACTGATCTCACCGGCAGCTGCCAATTCCTGCATATGCAAAGGCGGCTGCTCACAGAGCGCATAATTCTCGCCCACCAGCTGGGCAATGGTGAGTATAGCACGCTCCCGATCTGTGTCCACCAGCACGCTGTGCTCACGGAACTGACAGCCCTGAGGAGGTACATTAATTTAGGATTAGGAGCTGATCTTAAAAGTAAATGATCTTTGAAATAGAAGCTCTTGAAAGTAGAtgatattaaaagtaaaagatcTTAAAAGTAGATGATCTTAACAGTAAATGATCTTAGAAGTAGATGATCTTTAAAGTATATGATCTTCTCAGTAAATGATCTTAACAGTAGATGAtcctaaaaataaagaatctTAACAGTAGATGATCTTAGCATATGATATTACAGGAGACTATCTTAAAAGTAGATGATCTTAACAGTAAATGATCTTAGAAGTAGATGATCTTTAAAGTAGATGATCTTCTCAAAAGAAGATCTTAAAAGTAGATGATCCTAAAAGTAAATAATCTTAACAGTAGATGATCTTACAAGCATATGATATTACAGGAGACTATCTTAAAAGAAGATGATCTTAACAGTAAATGATCTTAAGAGTTGATGATCTTAAAAGCAGatgattttaaaagaaaatgatcTTAACAGTAGATGATCTTAGAAGTAGATAATCATTAGtgatgatatttaaaatagaatatcttaaaataaatgatctTAACAGTAGATGATCCTAAAAGTAAATAATCTTAACAGTAGATGATCTTACGAGCATATGATCTTAACAGTAGACTATCTTAAAAGTAGATGATCTTAACAGTAAATGATCTAGAAGTAGATGATCTTTAAAGTAGATGATCTTCTCAGTAAATAATCTTAACAGTTGATGATCTGAAAAGCAGatgattttaaaagaaaatgatcTTAACAGTAGATGATCTTAGAAGTAGATAATCATTAgtaatgatatttaaaatagaagatcttaaaataaatgatctTAAAAGTAGACGATCCTAAAAGTCAATAATCTTAACAGTTGATGATCTTACAAACAGTAGATTATCTTAAAAGTTGATGATCTTAAAAGTAGATGATCTTAACAGTAGATGATCGTTAAACTAAATGATCTTAATCAGATTCTCACATTTGGTCCCGGCAACGTTTCATAGCGAAAAGCCTGCTGATTGCAACAGGCATAGCGTCCAGCGGGTCCGGCCATGCGTCCCTCCACCTCGGGTCCCAGAAAGTTGGGCGGCTCTGGATGATAACGACACCAGTTCATTTGATAAACCGGAAAATGCGCCTCACACGAGCAGCAATAAAGATAGTGACAATGTCCCCAGAGTTTCCAGTAGACCTTGCGCCAGGACTTCAACTCCTTGAACAGCTGCAACACATAGACATTGAGATCCCAATTGGTGTCCCTCACATGCGAGCTAATCAGCTGTCCCCAACGATTGAGTCGGATATTGCTGGGTATACAATTCACATAGGATTTCATGGTGTTGGTCacacagcgacaacaacgcACGCAACGAAAGAGTCCGGAAATGCTGTAGAAATGTCCACGCAACACTTCCGCATCCGGTTCACATAGACTCTGTATTAGCTTGGTCCACAAACGTGGCGTTACACGCTCCTTCTTATCCCGCACCATCTCCAGCTCCAGATTGGTGAACATCGCAGCCAGACGACTGACCAGAGCATCATTTAAACACGATAGATTCGTGGAAGTGCGCACCACTTCACTcaaatgggcgtggcaaaagGACAGACACTCCAGAAGCAATGGTTCCATTTGCAGAAAGCTGGCCGAGACCAAAATGGGCACCACATTGTTGCCATCCAGTTGTGGACCAGTCGCAAAGTTGCTCTGTCCCGGCGCCTGCAATTCGTGACTTGTTGCACTGTGCTTGATCCACTTCATCAGCCAGTCAAAGATCTGTATGTCACAGTGCACCGATATATCCATTTCCTCCAGTCTCTGGCCAGCTGTCACATCCGCAAAATAACCCATCTTGCTGATCAGCAGACTCTGCGGACAGCTAAAGTCACGGGACGTGTTCTTCACCTCATCGCAGACGTGTATGACGACCTCgggtctaaaaatatatatattaaacaggGATTAAAGCCAATATCGATATCGTAACCTTTAACCGGTTCAAATTGGTAATCGTAGCTGGAACCATAACcgatattaaattataacttgtatattatatttttctatatacataaatctctttgttcaattgactgagcattgtacaggccaaacggctcaagatataagtttgaaatttgacCACAACACAGATATGAGAAATTCATCAGCATTTCGTAAAATTTGACCTGCAAATTCGTTCAAATCGAGGTCAAAGTTCGCGTTTAGTACCTAGGTGGCGCAGAGAATGGTGTATTGACTTAAGCCCAAGAGGTTCGCGGTTCGAGTCCCAGGTCAGTCaaggtttcatttttattgtttattttattataaaaattaaacttaatatttataatactttCAGTAAATCTCTGGTTCAGAGATCTAATGTGCTAACATCATAAATTTagaactaaactaaactaaaaaaataagtcaaGATGCCagctttaagaatttttgacGGGGTTCATttgacataaataaatatgttaagcaCTCTTGActctttattataataatattacaaatctTTCAATGcgttaaataactaaatttaaaataaaattctagaTTTTTTTACATAACTGCGTTCTATAAAAGTATATTGCATGTTTAAAAGTCGACTCATCGATGTTTATCGATGCTTTTACATTACTTGCTATTGGTACAGATTTATCAAACAATGGTCACTCAACaatcttaattataatttgattcTAGCATGTGATATTCGAATAATATTGTCAGCTATATAAGCATGTCAAATGCTTATATCCCACTGTACTCATTTCAATTCGAGAACTTCGGTAAAATGGTTTCGGTCTCAATTTTCTCAGGAATACtgttgtatctgtgtgttggCTGTGTTGCTAGGGTAAGTTCAATTGAGGATGATggatatttcatatttttaatttcgttcttaaaatagCGAACCTGGAAGTATGAAATGCTTGCTGTAACAGCTAAATCATCAGATGAGAATCTATTTAATGTCAATCTACATGTTGATCAAGCCGCTTTAATTAAAACGAGTTTTTCGGGAACATTTGATCTAAAGTTCGATACCGATGACACAACTATGGTGAGTGGggattaattaataattgtttttggacctatattttaatttaaaacagatTGAAGGGATTACTTTATACAGCGTTAGCGGCAGAGATGAGGACTATCGTCGGAATCCCTATCAAGTGCCAAAAATGACACTAACAGAATGCGTCGATACCTATTGGAATGATCTGATCTATCCGAATATGGCCTCATGTTCGAATTTTCCGAAATTTGATGGAAAATTTATGCCACCATTCCCAAGAAAGTCCTATACACTAAATGACTGTGAGTTCACTGGAGATGGAATTCCCGATGTTTTACCAATGGGGTACTATAAATTGTTGATACAGATGAGTGGACAAGTTGAGCTTaatattacctttattttaaagttgacaccaaaatatgtttaattaatcCGATAACTGTTCTATAACAcctattgatctgattgggtttttctgggtttatCCCAATccatgcaacaaatgttgaattattaaataaataaataataaacaagaaaaataaatccttaaaaaattatttccatcCGTCAGTTTCAATAACATGtctttgaatattaaattatcgGACAGCTGTaccaaatt
This genomic interval carries:
- the LOC117788333 gene encoding ubiquitin-conjugating enzyme E2-22 kDa; translated protein: MANMAVSRIKREFKEVMRSEEIVQCSIKIELVNDSWTELRGEIAGPPDTPYEGGKFVLEIKVPETYPFNPPKVRFITRIWHPNISSVTGAICLDILKDNWAAAMTLRTVLLSLQALLAAAEPDDPQDAVVAYQFKDKHELFLLTAKHWTNAYAGGPHTFPDCDSKIQRLKDMGIDEHDARAVLSKENWNLEKATECLFS
- the LOC117786744 gene encoding uncharacterized protein LOC117786744, with the translated sequence MVSVSIFSGILLYLCVGCVARRNWKIEILSITTKSSDENLLNVHLHVDQAALIKTSFSGTFDVKFDTDDKTMIEVIALYSVSGREEDYRRNPYQVPKMTLTEFIDTYWNELIYPTLRPCSNFQEFEGKFVPPFPRKSYIMNQCELTGDGSPDILPIGYYKVLILLSGQAELNVTLTLKLTPKYI
- the LOC117788813 gene encoding uncharacterized protein KIAA1841 homolog, with product MIAKADIKPHQREPVPPAESAAGVAAKRNAKKDEFDFNTLAENRLVNELLALKRPHRHTAAAGGGGGGGSRENSSRSSLLLTEHKSTMRSTHVHTARGLHPKLNEQLDYVINEGVLDSVLSFICPLPLPVAFTNTGRVKLAKQQQQQPSSKAQEVLAVPSSSSSSSSTAVVAAKSNTEMGSSSSNSVSSPREQQLVKDESNGMVRALVKEPSAKGSTNPTARRKSLMLAKDSKHARQEKKEPEVVIHVCDEVKNTSRDFSCPQSLLISKMGYFADVTAGQRLEEMDISVHCDIQIFDWLMKWIKHSATSHELQAPGQSNFATGPQLDGNNVVPILVSASFLQMEPLLLECLSFCHAHLSEVVRTSTNLSCLNDALVSRLAAMFTNLELEMVRDKKERVTPRLWTKLIQSLCEPDAEVLRGHFYSISGLFRCVRCCRCVTNTMKSYVNCIPSNIRLNRWGQLISSHVRDTNWDLNVYVLQLFKELKSWRKVYWKLWGHCHYLYCCSCEAHFPVYQMNWCRYHPEPPNFLGPEVEGRMAGPAGRYACCNQQAFRYETLPGPNGCQFREHSVLVDTDRERAILTIAQLVGENYALCEQPPLHMQELAAAGEISPNWLGISLTPQRCRQGLLPQLCMDMTNHRVSRRCRYEVDTSTESETTSTSSEDARSLRPRIRNTLMDDEFTSSSDGCESDHRPPPRKTRGKKKRKRPTAVSGRFWSGELSARSNQDHQRDFEEKIMKQVTSYVTKKTGSDQNLVSNAQPLGGTYVRLESEWKEMLKQRHSNHNMQTGNANNLGGGNSCAALGSNSSSNQNLYNAGGATVGGMACGSGASLLSKQKHK